Proteins encoded in a region of the Drosophila teissieri strain GT53w chromosome 4, Prin_Dtei_1.1, whole genome shotgun sequence genome:
- the LOC122622919 gene encoding transcriptional activator protein Pur-beta isoform X2 — MSDLGSGDDGISGSKYNVANMEGTSSRNEFDSSAKGGSGVEQELATKMLQIQSKRFYLDVKQNRRGRFIKVAEIGADGRRSQIYLALSTAAEFRDHLSSFSDYYASLGPPNTDNLPEDGKLKSEMMIKDYRRYYLDLKENARGRFLRVSQTITRGGPRSQIALPAQGMIEFRDALTDLLEEFGANDGGFKGDLPEERHMKVDNKNFYFDIGQNNRGVYMRISEVKNNFRTSITIPEKCWIRFRDIFNDYCEKMKKSSDSITAEINLPTSSTSLK, encoded by the exons ATGTCCGATTTGGGAAGCGGAGATGATGGCATCTCAGGATCAA AATATAATGTTGCAAATATGGAAGGTACCTCAAGTAGGAACGAGTTCGATTCTTCTGCAAAAG gAGGAAGCGGCGTCGAACAGGAATTGGCTACGAAAATGCTGCAAATACAATCTAAACGATTTTATTTGGAtgtaaaacaaaatagaaGAGGCCGTTTTATAAAGGTTGCAGAG ATTGGCGCCGATGGTAGACGAAGCCAAATTTATTTGGCTCTTTCAACTGCAGCCGAATTTCGTGATCATTTGTCGTCATTTAGTGATTACTATGCTTCTCTAG GTCCACCAAACACCGACAATTTACCAGAAGATGGTAAACTTAAATCTGAAATGATGATAAAAGATTATCGAAGATATTACTTGGACTTAAAGGAAAATGCGCGTGGCCGATTTTTACGG GTATcgcaaacaataacaagagGCGGGCCTAGATCTCAAATCGCGTTACCGGCCCAAGGCATGATCGAGTTTCGTGATGCTCTTACAGATTTGTTAGAAGAGTTTGGAGCAAATGATGGAGG GTTCAAAGGAGATTTACCGGAAGAGCGCCATATGAAGGTcgataataaaaatttttattttgatatcGGACAAAATAATCGAGGAGTTTACATGCGGATAAGCGAA GTGAAAAATAACTTTCGCACTTCGATAACTATTCCGGAGAAATGTTGGATACGCTTTCGagatatttttaatgattattgcgagaaaatgaaaaaatcgtCCGACTCAATTACTGCCGAAATTAATTTACCGACATCGTCAACTAGTCTTAAATAA
- the LOC122622919 gene encoding transcriptional activator protein Pur-beta isoform X1: protein MSDLGSGDDGISGSKYNVANMEGTSSRNEFDSSAKGGSGVEQELATKMLQIQSKRFYLDVKQNRRGRFIKVAEIGADGRRSQIYLALSTAAEFRDHLSSFSDYYASLGPPNTDNLPEDGKLKSEMMIKDYRRYYLDLKENARGRFLRVSQTITRGGPRSQIALPAQGMIEFRDALTDLLEEFGANDGGRFKGDLPEERHMKVDNKNFYFDIGQNNRGVYMRISEVKNNFRTSITIPEKCWIRFRDIFNDYCEKMKKSSDSITAEINLPTSSTSLK from the exons ATGTCCGATTTGGGAAGCGGAGATGATGGCATCTCAGGATCAA AATATAATGTTGCAAATATGGAAGGTACCTCAAGTAGGAACGAGTTCGATTCTTCTGCAAAAG gAGGAAGCGGCGTCGAACAGGAATTGGCTACGAAAATGCTGCAAATACAATCTAAACGATTTTATTTGGAtgtaaaacaaaatagaaGAGGCCGTTTTATAAAGGTTGCAGAG ATTGGCGCCGATGGTAGACGAAGCCAAATTTATTTGGCTCTTTCAACTGCAGCCGAATTTCGTGATCATTTGTCGTCATTTAGTGATTACTATGCTTCTCTAG GTCCACCAAACACCGACAATTTACCAGAAGATGGTAAACTTAAATCTGAAATGATGATAAAAGATTATCGAAGATATTACTTGGACTTAAAGGAAAATGCGCGTGGCCGATTTTTACGG GTATcgcaaacaataacaagagGCGGGCCTAGATCTCAAATCGCGTTACCGGCCCAAGGCATGATCGAGTTTCGTGATGCTCTTACAGATTTGTTAGAAGAGTTTGGAGCAAATGATGGAGG CAGGTTCAAAGGAGATTTACCGGAAGAGCGCCATATGAAGGTcgataataaaaatttttattttgatatcGGACAAAATAATCGAGGAGTTTACATGCGGATAAGCGAA GTGAAAAATAACTTTCGCACTTCGATAACTATTCCGGAGAAATGTTGGATACGCTTTCGagatatttttaatgattattgcgagaaaatgaaaaaatcgtCCGACTCAATTACTGCCGAAATTAATTTACCGACATCGTCAACTAGTCTTAAATAA
- the LOC122622919 gene encoding transcriptional activator protein Pur-alpha isoform X3: MSDLGSGDDGISGSSTSSRNEFDSSAKGGSGVEQELATKMLQIQSKRFYLDVKQNRRGRFIKVAEIGADGRRSQIYLALSTAAEFRDHLSSFSDYYASLGPPNTDNLPEDGKLKSEMMIKDYRRYYLDLKENARGRFLRVSQTITRGGPRSQIALPAQGMIEFRDALTDLLEEFGANDGGRFKGDLPEERHMKVDNKNFYFDIGQNNRGVYMRISEVKNNFRTSITIPEKCWIRFRDIFNDYCEKMKKSSDSITAEINLPTSSTSLK; this comes from the exons ATGTCCGATTTGGGAAGCGGAGATGATGGCATCTCAGGATCAA GTACCTCAAGTAGGAACGAGTTCGATTCTTCTGCAAAAG gAGGAAGCGGCGTCGAACAGGAATTGGCTACGAAAATGCTGCAAATACAATCTAAACGATTTTATTTGGAtgtaaaacaaaatagaaGAGGCCGTTTTATAAAGGTTGCAGAG ATTGGCGCCGATGGTAGACGAAGCCAAATTTATTTGGCTCTTTCAACTGCAGCCGAATTTCGTGATCATTTGTCGTCATTTAGTGATTACTATGCTTCTCTAG GTCCACCAAACACCGACAATTTACCAGAAGATGGTAAACTTAAATCTGAAATGATGATAAAAGATTATCGAAGATATTACTTGGACTTAAAGGAAAATGCGCGTGGCCGATTTTTACGG GTATcgcaaacaataacaagagGCGGGCCTAGATCTCAAATCGCGTTACCGGCCCAAGGCATGATCGAGTTTCGTGATGCTCTTACAGATTTGTTAGAAGAGTTTGGAGCAAATGATGGAGG CAGGTTCAAAGGAGATTTACCGGAAGAGCGCCATATGAAGGTcgataataaaaatttttattttgatatcGGACAAAATAATCGAGGAGTTTACATGCGGATAAGCGAA GTGAAAAATAACTTTCGCACTTCGATAACTATTCCGGAGAAATGTTGGATACGCTTTCGagatatttttaatgattattgcgagaaaatgaaaaaatcgtCCGACTCAATTACTGCCGAAATTAATTTACCGACATCGTCAACTAGTCTTAAATAA